Below is a genomic region from Salvelinus fontinalis isolate EN_2023a chromosome 2, ASM2944872v1, whole genome shotgun sequence.
aggagagaccagcctcccctgtacccagctgtgtgtccatgaagagtgaccggTCTATGGGTCTACCTATAAtgtttagagagggagacttttctactgaacaaaggtaagaggaactcatgggtcatggtcagtgagttaaacaacactgtctctagtcatttctactctcccatttttttatttatttttgttgttttaataatcCATAGGTGAATCCTTTTTTTCATTTTCATagttcattttcattttcatagTCCTAAGCAATGTTAAACAACCACAACattccctgtgtctgtgtgtgtgtgtgtgtgtgtgtgtgtctgtgtgtgcgcgaaCTCCTTGGATGTTTTGTCCACAGAAACCAtcaggagagatcagagtcagagattctcagtggtcagtcttcccagagtcatcaaacagacctggcctccatattcagtgtatgtggtcctgttatgtacatttgtttttgtttacctcaaGAAAAAGTTGATCTGtcaattatttattatttattattcatTATGTGTTAATGAGAAACTATTTATTTCATTGCTTAActtatttactttatttatttcagttgcttgaagagaatattatgacatttgtgaagaacgagctgaagatgttcaagaggattctgagtccagaactcccagaaggctttgagagtcagaagcaggataaggaagtggtggatgctgaagatgagaagcaggagagcagtgccagagagggggctctgaagatcacactgcacatcctgaggaaaatgaatcagaaggagcttgctgacacactggagaaaagTAAGATCTGTCTAACTCATGTTAAATGCTGTTTTATAACAAACATTTAAAAGCTGTAACTAAAGTAGAGCTAAAGTagctgtgtaactcaatgatattGTAGCAGACTTAACACAACACCGAGTGACCTCATCAAGTACAGTACCAGCAGGGATGTGTTGTGGTGATTCATTTAGACGAGAGTGAAttaatatagatatatataatatagatagacagacagagagagaggaacgagacAACACGAATAATAccatcaataataccaataatgaTATGAATCAGTCACACATcattatgaaaacatttacatATTTATACAGGaagttacagtaatagaataaATTATTACAATTTAAACATTATAGCACAGTCTAACAATACTGTAGGCATTAAATCAGACTAAATAATATTAATATCCTTTGTGTTGTTTCTTCATTCAGATGAGCTTGCTGTGATTTGCCAACGTGATCTCAAATCTAATCTGAAGAAgaagtttcaatgtgtatttgaggggatcgctaaacaaggaaacccaacacttctcaataagatttacacagagctctacatcacagagggtggaacaggagaggtcaataatgaacatgagctgagacagattgagacaacaaccaggaaacaagcaaggccagagactgcaatcaaatgtaacgacatcttcaaaccgttaactggacaagacaaacttatcagaactgtgctgacaaagggggtcgctggcattggaaaaacagtctctgtgcagaagttcattctggactgggctgaaggaaaagcaaatcaggatgtccaatttgtattttcattcccttttcgggagctgaatttgatgaaagGGGAAAAACACACTTTGATTAAACTTCTCAATCACttctcaatggaaaccaaagAATCAAGAATCTCCAACTATGACAAGTACAAggttctgttcatctttgatggtctggatgagtgccgactgcccctagacttccagaagaacaagatcTGTTGTGACGTCACAGAATCAACCTCAGTGGATGTTCTCctgacaaatctcatcaagggaaatctgcttccctctgctctcctttggataactacccgacctgcagcagccaataagatcccttcagggtgtgttgaccaggtgacagaggtacgagggttcaatgacccacagaaggaggagtatttcaggaagagattcagtgatgaggatctggccagcagaatcatctcacacataaagacatcaaggagcctccacatcatgtgccacattccagtcttctgttggatttctgcaatAGTCCTTGAACCCATGCTGAAACATAAGAAagaagagatgcccaagactctgactgagatgtacacacaccttgtggtgtttcataccgaacagaagaatgaaaagtatcttgggaaagaaaagacaggtccacactggaataaagagagcattctgtcactgggaaaactggcttttcaacagcttgtgaaGGGCAATCTGATTTTCTATGAAGAAGACCTGAAAGAGGCTGGCATTGACTTCAATGAagcctcagtgtactcaggattgtgcacacagctctttaaagaggaatgtgggctgtaccaggacaaggtgtactgcttcgtgcatctgagcattcaggagtttctggctgctgtgtatgtgttcctctcattcatcaacaacaatgagaatctaATGGCCAAACCACAATCAACGTTCATGAACTTTTATGTGAGGATCAAAAGTAAAGTCACTGTCTAcaagagtgctgtggataaagccttacaaagtgagatgggaaacctggaccttttcctccgcttccttctgggcctctcactggattccaatcagaagcacttacgaggtcttctgacaaagacaagaagcagctcacagagtcatgaagaaacagtcaagtatatcaaggagaagatcagggagaatccctctccagagaagtgcatcaatctgttccactgtctgaatgaactgaatgaccattctctagtggaggagatccaaagATACCTGAGATCAGGAAGTGTCTCCAGTGAAGAACTgtcacctgcacagtggtcagctctggtctttgtgttgctgacttcagaaaaggatctggatgtgtttgacctgaagaaatactccagatcagaggaaggtcttctgaggctgctgccagtggtcaaagcctccagagcTGCTCTGTGAGTACATAAAACAACATTTAAGTACTAATCATCAGGAAGAAATATTCAGTttagagaaaaatatatattattgcaTAACATATTGAATCAGTGCATTGCTGTTCACATTAGTATAACAATAGGACCATACAATTCTAGGAGACGGAAgatgaatctatatgttgtttGAGAGAATAAACCAAATGCATCTACCATTGTCCTTCTACACTGCTGGTGTTAAATTAACAGTGAGTTTGAGAAATGATGATGATCTCTctgtcaggctgtcaggctgtggagtcacgaacaaaggctgtgcttctctggtctcagctctgaggtcaaacccctcacacctgagagagctggacctgagtaacaatgacctgaaggattcaggagtgaagctgctttCTGCTgtactggggaatccccactgtaaactggagactctgaggtcagtattcctgtagttggtcaacaagtgataactgttcaccagatccacgtGTTTACCaggcacacatagtccacaccatatgtgttttgacagtgaagcttacagttttaaaTTTGGCACTGGAGACATGGTGCGTATAAATCGGCACACATTGTACCGGAACGATGACACTCTCCTCAAAGCGAAtgtggagagctggcacaggtggtatcggacggctaacacgctcctcagggcgaCTGTCTTGCCTCTccagccaaaccaacagctctctctcatcactcttcTCAACTTTCACCAACCAGTCCTCGCTCAATCTATCCCAATATTCCTCCTCGGTCTCTGACTCACCCCTCAGCTCCACCGACCACCCCGTGTGCCCCCTCCCCAAAAAATGTTGAGACTAATTCTTGGGCTTACGTCATGGCCGCGAACCCCGGTGTCGTCGCTGTCTCCTGCCAGTAtttcgtcccaagtccaggatgtcctccactcctggctttcctcccaggcccaggatccctgcatctcctgggcacgctgcttggtccgtgggtggtgggatcttctgtcacaatCGTTGATGTAAAGATGGTCGGACCAAAGTACAGCGTGGTTTGGGTTCATCATCTTTTATTATGTGAACCGGCACAAAAACGAATGAAAAGAAACAAATGTGCAGCTTTGTCGTGCTCAAAggcaacaatacaaaaacaagatcccacaacaaacaggtgggaaaaagctgcctaaatatgatccccaatcagagacaacgatagacagctgcctctgattgggaaccataccaagccaactagaatgcccaccctagtcacaccctgacctaaccaaaatagagaataaaggatttctaaggtcagggcgtgacaacaggattaagattgaatcctactacaccggctcttaccctcgtcagatgtggcagggcttgaaaactattacggactacaaagggaaacccagacgcgagctgcccagtgacgcaagcctaccagacgagctaaataccttttatgctcgcttcgaggcaagcaacactggagcatgcacgagagcaccagctgttctggatgactgtgtgataatacTCTCAGTtgctgatgtgagcaagacctttaaacatttACAAAGCCACGGAACAGATGGATTAAAAGGACGTGTATTTAAAGCATGTggagaccaactggcaagtgtcttcactgacattttcaacctctccctgactgagtctgtaatgcctacatgttttaagcagaccatcatagcttgtgcccaaggaagcataggtaacctgcctaaaatgtttacctgtagcactcacgtcggtagccatgaagtgctttcaaAGGCTGGTCAAgtttcacatcaacagcatcctcccggatagcctaaacccactccaattcgcatgcaaccccaacagatccacagatgacggaaTCTCAATTGTGCTCCACAcggtcctttcccacctggacaaaaggaacacctatgtgagaatgctgttcattgactacagctcagcgttcaacaccatagtgcctatgatgctcatcaccaagctaaggaccctgggactaaatacctccctctgcaactggatcctggacttcctgacgagccgcccccaggtggtaagggtaggcaacaacacgtctgccacgctgatcctcaacactggggcccctcaggggtgtgtacttggtcacccacgactgcgtggccaaacacgattccaacaccatcattaagtttgctgacgacacataagtagtaggcctgatcacagacaacgatgagacaacccatagggaggaggtcagaaaactggcagtgtggtgccaggacaacaacctctccctcaatatgggcaagacaaaggagctgatagtGGACTTCAGGAATAGGAGGGCCAAAGAGGCccccattattttatttttattatatatttttgtatttcacctttatttaaccaggtaggctggttgagaacaagttctcatttacaactgcgaccgggccaagataaagcaaagcagtg
It encodes:
- the LOC129867645 gene encoding NLR family CARD domain-containing protein 3-like, producing the protein MTPQLKDELAVICQRDLKSNLKKKFQCVFEGIAKQGNPTLLNKIYTELYITEGGTGEVNNEHELRQIETTTRKQARPETAIKCNDIFKPLTGQDKLIRTVLTKGVAGIGKTVSVQKFILDWAEGKANQDVQFVFSFPFRELNLMKGEKHTLIKLLNHFSMETKESRISNYDKYKVLFIFDGLDECRLPLDFQKNKICCDVTESTSVDVLLTNLIKGNLLPSALLWITTRPAAANKIPSGCVDQVTEVRGFNDPQKEEYFRKRFSDEDLASRIISHIKTSRSLHIMCHIPVFCWISAIVLEPMLKHKKEEMPKTLTEMYTHLVVFHTEQKNEKYLGKEKTGPHWNKESILSLGKLAFQQLVKGNLIFYEEDLKEAGIDFNEASVYSGLCTQLFKEECGLYQDKVYCFVHLSIQEFLAAVYVFLSFINNNENLMAKPQSTFMNFYVRIKSKVTVYKSAVDKALQSEMGNLDLFLRFLLGLSLDSNQKHLRGLLTKTRSSSQSHEETVKYIKEKIRENPSPEKCINLFHCLNELNDHSLVEEIQRYLRSGSVSSEELSPAQWSALVFVLLTSEKDLDVFDLKKYSRSEEGLLRLLPVVKASRAALLSGCGVTNKGCASLVSALRSNPSHLRELDLSNNDLKDSGVKLLSAVLGNPHCKLETLRLSGCLVTEEGCASLVSALRSNPSHLRELDLSYNHPGNSGVRLLSARLEDPHCRLEKLNVEHGGEHTMKPGPRKYACDLTLDPNTVNRLLSLSEENRKVTCRRQERRYPVHPDRFEDCEQVLCREGLTGRCYWEVERSGRGAVMGVTYKGIKRRGGGIDCGIGYNDKSWSLVCSDNSYKACHNNNHITIDVPSSSSHRVGVYLDWPAGTLSFYRVSSDTLTHLHTFNTTFTEPLYPGFRVYDVNSSVSLCQVVTVSL